A single Rubrivivax gelatinosus IL144 DNA region contains:
- a CDS encoding MBL fold metallo-hydrolase: MISRRDFIQISAVAGSAALSGVAHAAGSGLRWQHFPADQNGFFRAPVLVTGEREAVLIDAGFTLPAGRTLVDAIRASGKTLTTIYVSQSDPDYYFGLGPVKAAFPDARVLAAPATIAAIRANVEKKLAVWGPQLKDKGPQRLEDIVFPQPFDGEALRLEGHALQIVPVEGLENRRYLWVPELQAVFGGVLVFSGLHVWTADTPTPAARAAWVRALDTIAARQPRIVVPGHLAAGGALDASALRYTRDYLVAFEEEFAQAADGAALVAAMKRRYPDAGLAPALEIGAKVAKGEMKWG; the protein is encoded by the coding sequence ATGATCTCCCGCCGCGACTTCATCCAGATCTCCGCCGTGGCCGGCTCCGCCGCGCTGTCGGGCGTGGCCCATGCCGCCGGCTCCGGCCTGCGCTGGCAGCACTTCCCGGCCGACCAGAACGGCTTCTTCCGTGCGCCGGTGCTCGTCACCGGCGAGCGCGAGGCGGTGCTGATCGACGCCGGCTTCACGCTGCCGGCCGGCCGCACGCTGGTCGACGCGATCCGCGCCAGCGGCAAGACGCTGACGACGATCTACGTCAGCCAGAGCGACCCGGACTACTACTTCGGCCTCGGTCCGGTGAAGGCCGCGTTCCCGGACGCCCGGGTGCTGGCGGCGCCGGCGACGATCGCCGCGATCCGCGCCAACGTCGAGAAGAAGCTCGCCGTCTGGGGCCCGCAGCTCAAGGACAAGGGCCCGCAGCGCCTGGAGGACATCGTCTTCCCGCAGCCTTTCGACGGCGAGGCGCTGCGCCTCGAAGGCCATGCGCTGCAGATCGTCCCGGTCGAGGGGCTGGAGAACCGGCGCTATCTCTGGGTGCCGGAGCTGCAGGCGGTGTTCGGCGGCGTGCTCGTCTTCTCCGGCCTGCACGTCTGGACCGCCGACACGCCGACGCCGGCGGCGCGCGCGGCCTGGGTCCGGGCGCTGGACACGATCGCCGCGCGCCAGCCGCGCATCGTCGTGCCCGGCCACCTGGCGGCCGGCGGCGCGCTGGACGCCTCGGCGCTGCGCTACACGCGCGACTACCTGGTCGCCTTCGAGGAGGAGTTCGCGCAGGCCGCCGACGGCGCGGCGCTGGTCGCGGCGATGAAGCGCCGCTACCCCGACGCCGGCCTGGCGCCGGCGCTGGAGATCGGCGCCAAGGTCGCCAAGGGCGAGATGAAGTGGGGCTGA
- a CDS encoding DUF6622 family protein produces MVAAAGAGRHSGSIPPATERPAMLLDILLHTPRWVFVVLAVLVVMGLRASRPQNASLRRCVGLPLALAAVSLAGTTSAFGTQPAALLAWALALAAGLTAMQRRIDTRGVRYTPATGLFALPGSWLPLALMMAIFAVKFAAGVVLAVHPQAREAAPFVLGVSAAYGLFSGLFLGRAMALWAVARRAARPALAA; encoded by the coding sequence ATCGTCGCGGCGGCCGGGGCCGGCCGGCACAGTGGGTCCATCCCACCCGCCACCGAAAGGCCCGCCATGCTGCTCGACATCCTGCTTCACACCCCGCGCTGGGTCTTCGTCGTGCTCGCCGTGCTCGTCGTGATGGGCCTGCGCGCCTCGCGGCCGCAGAACGCCAGCCTGCGGCGCTGCGTCGGCCTGCCGCTGGCGCTGGCCGCGGTGTCGCTGGCGGGCACGACCAGCGCCTTCGGCACCCAGCCGGCGGCGCTGCTGGCCTGGGCGCTGGCGCTGGCCGCCGGGCTGACGGCCATGCAGCGCCGCATCGACACCCGCGGCGTGCGCTACACGCCGGCCACCGGCCTGTTCGCGCTGCCCGGCAGCTGGCTGCCGCTGGCGCTGATGATGGCGATCTTCGCCGTCAAGTTCGCCGCCGGCGTCGTGCTGGCCGTGCACCCGCAGGCCCGCGAGGCGGCGCCCTTCGTGCTGGGCGTCAGCGCCGCCTACGGCCTGTTCAGCGGCCTGTTCCTGGGCCGCGCGATGGCGCTGTGGGCCGTCGCGCGCCGCGCCGCACGGCCGGCGCTGGCGGCCTGA
- a CDS encoding LytR/AlgR family response regulator transcription factor yields the protein MTTNDTPLALIAEDEALLARSLKRQLAEAWPGLRLAEVAEDGLAATEQALALLPDLLFLDIRMPGRSGLEVAEAVNDDWPEDRPLPLLVFVTAFDEFAVAAFERAAVDYVLKPVTPERLRVTVARLQQRLAARAPQLQAGDAAEQVRTVQALQAPPEPPPPEQERIKVIRAGVGNTVRMIPVADVVCLEATDKYVNVVTTGGEALVRMSLRELAARLEGEDFMQVHRAVYVATRRIRSATRDELGHYSLAVDGLARPLKVSRAFAHLFKPM from the coding sequence ATGACGACGAACGACACCCCGCTGGCGCTGATCGCCGAAGACGAAGCCCTGCTGGCGCGCAGCCTGAAGCGCCAGCTCGCCGAGGCTTGGCCCGGGCTGCGCCTGGCCGAGGTCGCCGAAGACGGGCTCGCGGCCACCGAGCAGGCGCTGGCGCTGCTGCCCGACCTGCTGTTCCTGGACATCCGCATGCCCGGGCGCAGCGGGCTGGAGGTCGCCGAAGCCGTCAACGACGACTGGCCCGAAGACCGGCCGCTGCCGCTGCTGGTCTTCGTCACCGCCTTCGACGAGTTCGCCGTCGCCGCCTTCGAACGCGCCGCGGTCGACTACGTGCTCAAACCCGTGACGCCCGAGCGCCTGCGCGTCACGGTCGCGCGGCTGCAGCAGCGCCTGGCGGCGCGCGCGCCGCAGCTGCAGGCCGGCGACGCCGCCGAGCAGGTGCGCACGGTGCAGGCGCTGCAGGCTCCACCGGAGCCGCCGCCACCCGAGCAGGAGCGCATCAAGGTCATCCGCGCCGGCGTCGGCAATACGGTGCGCATGATCCCGGTGGCCGACGTCGTCTGCCTGGAGGCGACCGACAAGTACGTCAACGTCGTCACGACCGGCGGCGAGGCGCTGGTGCGCATGAGCCTGCGCGAGCTGGCGGCGCGGCTCGAAGGCGAGGACTTCATGCAGGTGCACCGCGCGGTCTACGTCGCCACGCGCCGCATCCGCAGCGCCACACGCGACGAACTCGGCCACTACAGCCTGGCGGTCGACGGCCTGGCGCGGCCGCTGAAGGTGAGCCGCGCCTTCGCCCACCTCTTCAAGCCGATGTAG
- a CDS encoding sensor histidine kinase gives MTAAPSPAACPPTRAEAARQTLRLLGQTAALCVLVAAVLTLLPATGGDFWRTLWFSEWIGFWSVVTVQLLRQLPGLRRWPRRVSLPLRLALGLPAGYALGFGCGYALLGEPVRIAGLLDYQLAAVIASLSATGFVLYLVWLRNRLADEAAARLLAQKLAVEAELRLLRAQLEPHMLFNTLATLRSLVDEDPGQAQQMIDLLITFLRATLAGSRAETSTLQAEFEQLHAYLEIMALRLGRRLRYCLELPAELQQAAMPPMLLQPLVENALKHGVEPKVGGATLSVSAERDADGLLLVVADTGIGLRDEPAAATGGSGYGLEHVRSRLQALYGPAASLRLQAQQPCGTRAIVRIPA, from the coding sequence ATGACCGCCGCCCCCTCGCCTGCCGCCTGCCCCCCGACCCGCGCCGAAGCCGCGCGCCAGACGCTGCGGCTGCTCGGCCAGACCGCGGCGCTGTGCGTGCTGGTGGCCGCGGTGCTGACGCTGCTGCCGGCCACCGGCGGCGACTTCTGGCGCACGCTGTGGTTCTCCGAATGGATCGGCTTCTGGTCGGTGGTCACGGTGCAGCTGTTGCGCCAGCTGCCGGGGCTGCGCCGCTGGCCGCGGCGCGTGTCGCTGCCGCTGCGCCTGGCGCTCGGCCTGCCGGCGGGTTATGCGCTCGGTTTTGGCTGCGGCTACGCGCTGCTCGGCGAGCCGGTGCGCATCGCCGGCCTGCTGGACTACCAGCTCGCTGCCGTCATCGCCAGCCTGTCGGCGACCGGCTTCGTGCTCTACCTCGTCTGGCTGCGCAATCGCCTGGCCGACGAGGCGGCGGCGCGGCTGCTGGCGCAGAAGCTGGCCGTCGAGGCCGAGCTGCGCCTGCTGCGCGCCCAGCTCGAGCCGCACATGCTGTTCAACACGCTGGCCACCCTGCGCTCGCTGGTCGACGAGGACCCGGGCCAGGCGCAGCAGATGATCGACCTGCTGATTACCTTCCTGCGCGCGACGCTGGCCGGCTCGCGTGCCGAGACGAGCACGCTGCAGGCCGAGTTCGAGCAGCTGCACGCCTACCTCGAGATCATGGCCTTGCGCCTGGGCCGGCGCCTGCGTTACTGCCTGGAGCTGCCGGCCGAGCTGCAGCAGGCCGCGATGCCGCCGATGCTGCTGCAGCCGCTGGTCGAGAACGCGCTGAAACACGGCGTCGAGCCCAAGGTCGGCGGCGCCACGCTGAGCGTCAGCGCCGAACGCGACGCCGACGGGCTGCTGCTGGTCGTCGCCGACACCGGCATCGGCCTGCGCGACGAGCCCGCCGCAGCCACCGGCGGCAGCGGCTACGGCCTGGAGCACGTGCGCAGCCGGCTACAGGCGCTGTACGGCCCCGCCGCCAGCCTGCGGCTGCAGGCCCAGCAGCCCTGCGGCACCCGGGCCATCGTGAGGATCCCCGCATGA